The following proteins are encoded in a genomic region of Takifugu rubripes chromosome 21, fTakRub1.2, whole genome shotgun sequence:
- the ctu1 gene encoding cytoplasmic tRNA 2-thiolation protein 1, which translates to MPVLCSSCLDKRAVLKRPKTGHSLCKDCFFWAFEEEVHQTILTAELFKHGETVGIAASGGKDSTVLAHVMKLLNERYDYGLTLMLLSVDEGITGYRDDSLETVKRNQQQYELPLKIVSYEELYGWTMDAIVKQVGLKNNCTFCGVFRRQALDRGAIMLKVDKICTGHNADDVAETVLMNVLRGDIARLRRCTAISTASEGDGVVPRCKPLKYAYEKEIVLYAYFKKLDYFSTECIYSPNAYRGYARTFLKDLESVRPSSIIDVIHSGENLSVREDVKMPMQGTCSRCGYISSQSLCKSCVLLEGLNRGLPKLGIGKHHRLHDKILSQQPLTESEERKLKAVNF; encoded by the exons ATGCCTGtcctgtgcagcagctgtttagATAAACGCGCTGTGCTGAAACGTCCCAAAACTGGCCATTCCCTGTGCAAAGACTGCTTCTTCTGGGCATTTGAGGAGGAAGTCCACCAGACGATACTGACAGCAGAGCTATTTAAACATGGCGAGACAGTAGGAATAGCAGCCTCTGGTGGGAAGGACTCCACAGTACTCGCACATGTCATGAAACTCCTCAATGAACGCTACGATTACGGGTTGACCCTCATGCTCCTGTCAGTGGATGAGGGCATCACTGGTTACCGAGATGACTCCCTTGAGACGGTGAAGAGGAATCAGCAACAGTACGAGCTGCCCTTGAAGATTGTGTCTTACGAGGAGCTTTACGGCTGGACAATGGACGCAATCGTGAAGCAGGTTGGACTGAAAAATAACTGCACCTTCTGTGGAGTGTTCAGACGGCAGGCCTTGGACAGAGGAGCCATTATGCTGAAGGTGGACAAGATATGTACAG gtcACAACGCTGATGATGTGGCAGAGACGGTTCTGATGAATGTCCTGCGTGGTGACATAGCTCGGCTGCGTCGCTGCACTGCCATCTCCACAGCCAGTGAAGGCGACGGTGTGGTACCACGCTGCAAGCCCCTGAAGTATGCGTATGAGAAGGAGATCGTCTTGTACGCATACTTTAAGAAGTTAGATTACTTTTCTACTGAGTGCATTTATTCTCCCAACGCTTACCGCGGCTACGCCAGGACCTTCCTCAAAGACTTGGAGAGCGTGAGGCCCAGCTCCATCATTGATGTCATCCACTCAGGGGAGAACCTTTCAGTACGAGAAGATGTGAAGATGCCTATGCAGGGAACATGTAGCCGCTGTGGATACATCTCCAGCCAGTCGCTCTGTAAATCGTGTGTCCTGCTGGAGGGTCTGAACCGAGGCCTGCCGAAGCTCGGCATTGGCAAACACCACAGACTGCACGACAAGATCCTGTCGCAACAGCCGCTTACTGAGAGCGAGGAGCGAAAGCTGAAGGCGGTTAACTTCTGA
- the LOC101073480 gene encoding SH3 domain-containing protein C23A1.17, giving the protein MDDLDALLADLESTTSHISKRPVFLSDETPYSIPTGGHSYQDVCVPPPVPPAPSADALNGSLIDPPHSHHSSQQSLGSVQKSSRSRDSSSSPLPHPEEDHVYSFPNKQKSSDSSSAAMTSALGSNLSELDRLLLELNAVQQSSPSFPTTEEAAPPLPSCSITHYENGGGLDVMVTPPPQEKSGKNGTRLDDARPTVESLLDELESSVPSHSPPGHHDDLDSPAQQQARISASCATRELDELMASLSDFKPISLGSLLDPAGLSSSSTPLPPVSSSTTPSFMALSHAPASPLYPLPAGLVLHIDEDGVDQNHVPPHSPISSLSAVSDTDLDSTLTNNLLAITQSHVRGSTSPSNTVTTPSLTSVNTVLDHKSPSPSMERLSPSHTVPKPSSPPETVNNVPTCHLDLETPSPIPVSVSPPSSSSSSLPPLPAFNSPSRPLPDSEPSNLPMTEPSLDEALDKLLAMSFAQNHTSSPHQKMEVPCQEEVQEEFILPVDRGSIRPDTFASTTITDESVDGNGDLDWADEELSMSFHDGMDGTMTPYTERPFTDGSMTPLTEASWMDESMTPSSCPGTPEAALDLPLLQTPTMERVSASGHIKSVIRRTKETLNVHPMYRDGQQRKKVGPIIVNKNSSQDRLIEELQGKFGIGRSDRRHKQSDEWLTEGVIVTSKPQRSRPDGAGAEVEKIILTPESPIPQRKVLPPLSPSTPRRPHIIDERKHPILHPPLPIPPPPPPPPPPLPPSPPPPPPPPPQPSQLKEQPSTLPPHFIKAPPPPAQVMEPPAPKPELHLPVDNSPAQPPPVEPVTPVAPKVLVSVGCQTEYDPVFSSVQIMAQGKGGVPAAGPLTQVNKLDNMLGSLQSDLNKLGVQTVAKGVCGACCKPIVGQVVTAMGRTWHPEHFVCTHCQEEIGSRNFFERDGQPYCEQDYHNLFSPRCYYCNGPILDKVVTALDRTWHPEHFFCAQCGSFFGPEGFHEKDGKAYCRKDYFDMFAPKCGGCARPILENYISALSSLWHPECFVCRECFTPFVNGSFFEHDGQPYCEIHYHARRGSLCSGCQKPITGRCITAMAKKFHPEHFVCAFCLKQLNKGTFKEQNDKPYCHGCFIKLFS; this is encoded by the exons ATGGACGATTTAG ACGCATTGCTGGCAGATCTGGAATCTACTACATCCCACATTTCGAAGCGTCCCGTGTTCTTATCTGACGAAACCCCCTACTCAATCCCCACTGGGGGACACTCCTACCAGGATGTATGTGTGCCTCCTCCAGTCCCGCCTGCGCCTTCAGCAGACGCTCTGAACGGCTCCTTGATCGACCCACCACACTCCCACCACTCCTCCCAGCAG TCTTTAggctctgtccagaagagctcACGGTCCCGGGATAGCAGCAGCTCGCCATTGCCCCACCCCGAAGAAGACCACGTCTACAG TTTCCCAAACAAACAGAAGTCGTCTGACTCGTCCTCAGCGGCCATGACATCAGCTCTGGGCAGTAACCTGTCGGAGCTGGATCGGCTGCTCCTGGAGCTCAATGCAGTTCAGCAAAGCTCCCCATCATTCCCCACCACAG AGGAGGCTGCTCCACCTTTACCGTCCTGCAGTATCACCCATTACGAGAATGGTGGCGGCCTCGACGTCATGGTAACTCCGCCCCCTCAGGAGAAATCTGGGAAGAACGGGACAAGGCTGGACGATGCCCGACCCACCGTAGAGAGCTTGCTGGATGAGCTGGAGAGCTCGGTTCCCTCACACAG tcctCCGGGTCACCATGACGACTTGGACTCACCTGCTCAGCAGCAAGCAAGAATCTCAGCTTCCTGCGCCACACGAGAGCTCGATGAGCTCATGGCGTCTTTGTCAGACTTTAAG CCCATCTCTCTGGGCTCTCTGCTGGACCCAGCaggactctcctcctccagtactcctcttcctccagtctcttcctccaccactcCTTCTTTCATGGCTCTTTCCCACGCTCCTGCCTCCCCTCTCTACCCTTTGCCTGCCGGTCTTGTGCTGCACATCGATGAAGACGGAGTAGACCAAAACCACGTCCCTCCCCATAgtcccatctcctccctctcgGCAGTCAGTGACACAGACCTGGATTCTACCCTCACCAATAACCTGCTAGCCATCACTCAGAGCCATGTGCGAGGTAGTACCAGTCCATCCAATACTGTAACaaccccctccctcacctctgtgaacactgttctggaccacaaGTCCCCCAGCCCATCTATGGAACGGCTCTCACCCTCACATACTGTCCCCAAACCCTCCAGTCCTCCTGAGACTGTAAACAATGTTCCCACCTGTCACCTGGATCTGGAAACTCCTTCCCCCATCCCAGTTTCGGTttcacctccatcatcctcctcttcctcactccctcCTCTGCCAGCCTTCAACAGTCCCAGCAGACCGTTGCCAGATTCGGAACCCAGCAACCTCCCCATGACAGAGCCCTCCCTGGATGAGGCCCTGGATAAACTGCTGGCCATGAGTTTTGCCCAGAATCACACCTCCTCCCCACATCAGAAGATGGAGGTGCCCTGTCAGGAGGAGGTGCAAGAGGAGTTCATCCTGCCTGTGGACAGAGGCAGCATACGACCTGACACGTTTGCCAGCACCACCATCACGGACGAGTCTGTGGACGGGAATGGAGATCTGGATTGGGCCGACGAGGAGCTGTCCATGTCCTTTCATGATGGAATGGACGGCACCATGACGCCGTACACCGAGCGCCCGTTCACAGATGGCAGCATGACGCCACTGACTGAGGCCAGCTGGATGGATGAGTCCATGACCCCATCCTCCTGCCCTGGGACGCCTGAGGCTGCGCTGGacctgccgctgctgcagacTCCCACTATGGAACGCGTCTCCGCCTCCGGACAT ATAAAGTCGGTGATCAGACGGACTAAGGAGACCCTCAATGTGCATCCGATGTATCGTGACGGTCAACAGCGCAAGAAGGTGGGACCCATCATCGTGAACAAAAACAGCTCTCAGGATCGCCTCATcgaggagctgcagggaaaatTTGGGATCGGCCGCTCGGACCGGCGGCACAAGCAGTCCGATGAGTGGCTGACGGAGGGCGTCATCGTCACGTCCAAGCCGCAGCGTTCCCGTCCCGATGGGGCTGGCGCTGAGGTCGAGAAG ATTATCCTCACCCCAGAGTCACCTATCCCCCAAAGGAAGgtgctccctcctctctctccatccacccctcGCCGTCCCCACATTATAGATGAACGAAAACACCCAATCCTGCATCCTCCATTGCCAATCCCACCGCCAccgcccccacctcctccaccactaCCTccgtctccaccaccaccaccaccaccaccaccacagcctTCTCAACTCAAGGAGCAACCCTCCACTCTGCCGCCCCATTTTATTaaagccccgcctcctccagcACAGGTTATGGAACCTCCTGCTCCCAAACCAGAGCTTCATCTGCCTGTTGATAACAGTCCAGCTCAGCCTCCTCCAGTGGAGCCAGTTACACCAGTGGCTCCCAAAGTTTTGGTGTCTGTAGGCTGCCAAACAGAGTATGATCCAGTGTTCTCTTCAGTTCAG ATCATGGCTCAAGGGAAAGGCGGCgttcctgcagcaggtcctctAACTCAGGTCAACAAGCTGGACAACATGCTTGGAAGTCTGCAGTCCGACCTCAACAAACTGGGAGTCCAGACAGTAGCAAAAGGAGTGTGTGGCGCCTGCTGCAAGCCCATCGTTGGACAG GTGGTGACCGCCATGGGCCGGACGTGGCACCCCGAACACTTTGTGTGCACTCACTGTCAGGAGGAGATCGGCTCCAGAAACTTCTTTGAGCGCGACGGCCAGCCGTACTGCGAGCAGGACTACCACAACCTGTTCTCGCCACGCTGCTACTACTGCAACGGACCCATTCTGGAC AAAGTGGTGACGGCGCTGGATCGGACGTGGCATCCTGAGCACTTCTTCTGTGCTCAGTGTGGATCTTTTTTTGGACCAGAAG GTTTTCATGAGAAGGACGGTAAAGCCTACTGCAGGAAGGATTACTTCGACATGTTTGCGCCCAAATGCGGCGGTTGTGCTCGACCCATTCTGGAGAACTACATCTCGGCGCTGAGTAGCCTCTGGCACCCCGAGTGTTTCGTCTGCCGG GAGTGCTTCACCCCGTTTGTGAACGGCAGCTTCTTCGAACACGACGGCCAGCCGTACTGTGAGATTCACTACCACGCGCGCCGCGGCTCGCTCTGCTCCGGCTGCCAGAAGCCGATCACTGGCCGCTGCATCACCGCCATGGCCAAGAAGTTTCACCCGGAGCACTTTGTGTGCGCCTTCTGCCTGAAGCAGCTCAACAAAGGAACGTTCAAAGAGCAGAACGACAAGCCGTACTGTCACGGCTGCTTCATCAAGCTCTTCAGTTAG
- the pop5 gene encoding ribonuclease P/MRP protein subunit POP5 codes for MVRVKSRYLLCEVNVSNRSSLLHLDDRAVAAAVKAAVARTHGDYGAALCSIRFCVKYLNAHTGIVLLRFPKKFYRLLWSALPFITGIETRGQKIPCFLNCLHVGGTIRTCQKFLIQYNKHQLHQMLPKCKNKEEKNEVRRAILSCSLTGEKMGLKGEESEEERANT; via the exons ATGGTGCGGGTAAAGTCCAG GTACCTGTTGTGCGAGGTGAATGTGtccaacaggagcagcctgcTACACCTCGATGACCGAGCTGTTGCTGCGGCCGTGAAGGCAGCGGTGGCCCGCACACACGGGGACTACGGAGCGGCTCTGTGCAGCATTAGATTCTGCG tgaaatATCTCAACGCTCACACGGGAATTGTGTTGCTGCGTTTCCCCAAAAAGTTCTACCGGCTCCTCTGGTCTGCACTGCCTTTCATTACAGGCATTGAAACCCGCGGGCAGAAGATCCCATGTTTCCTCAACTGTCTGCATGTTGGAG GAACGATTCGAACCTGTCAGAAGTTTCTGATTCAGTACAACAAACATCAGTTACATCAGATGCTTCCCAAGTGTAAAAACAAAG aagaaaaaaatgaggtGCGCAGAGCGATTCTGAGCTGCTCTCTAACTGGAGAAAAGATGGGTCTTAAAGGTGAAGAGAGCGAGGAAGAGCGGGCCAACACTTGA
- the unc119b gene encoding protein unc-119 homolog B, with amino-acid sequence MNGSRNTPARAANTGQADADAGSEANHRDRKAGGGMLKKLKSRRRETEKWPAVTEDELRALGTNITPDHVLGLRAITEDYLCKPEDNVYNVDFTRFKIRDLETGTVLFEIAKPPNSAPVESEEDGADVDASAGRFVRYQFTPAFLKLCTVGATVEFTVGIRPINSFRMIERHYFQGRLLKNFDFDFGFCIPNSRNTCEHIYEFPQLPDELIRQMVARPYETRSDSFYFVDNKLIMHNKADYAFNGGL; translated from the exons ATGAACGGCTCACGAAACACACCGGCGCGGGCGGCCAACACCGGACAGGCGGATGCGGACGCCGGTTCGGAGGCGAACCACCGGGATCGAAAGGCGGGCGGGGGGATGTTGAAGAAGCTGAAATCCAGACGCAGAGAAACGGAGAAGTGGCCTGCGGTCACAGAGGATGAGCTCCGGGCTCTGGGAACCAACATCACCCCGGATCACGTCCTGGGTCTCCGGGCTATAACGGAGG ATTATCTCTGCAAACCTGAAGACAATGTCTACAACGTGGACTTCACCCGTTTTAAAatcagagacctggagactgGGACGGTTCTGTTTGAGATTGCCAAACCTCCCAATAGCG CTCCTGTGGAGAGTGAGGAAGACGGCGCAGATGTGGACGCCAGCGCGGGGCGTTTTGTGCGGTACCAGTTCACACCAGCATTCCTCAAACTGTGCACAGTGGGTGCAAC gGTGGAGTTCACGGTGGGCATCCGACCCATTAACAGCTTCCGCATGATCGAGCGGCATTACTTCCAGGGACGCCTGCTCAAGAACTTTGACTTTGACTTTGGTTTCTGCATTCCCAATAGTCGCAACACTTGTGAACACATCTACGAGTTCCCGCAGCTTCCTGATGAGCTCA TTCGCCAGATGGTGGCGCGTCCATATGAAACCCGATCAGACAGTTTCTACTTTGTGGACAACAAACTGATCATGCACAACAAGGCGGATTATGCCTTCAACGGAGGTCTTTAG
- the c21h12orf43 gene encoding protein CUSTOS isoform X1 codes for MAADSDESSSSDEEALRRCQEAVWETKTDQQKDADSRAQQSKRVVVIEHEHDGNELQVSQGFRTHVARKLEHLLDSIITDTKTSSTEFKHGDNDDDDKGFRLFTTSIPGQTATEPKAPARRPPVPSSSDSDSEMETRIKEAAVSIEDLLPSTAVLASFEYGQIKENVIEKKKKKKRPPECTDDVSGHSEKDVLGKVKRKKKRRAAKEEATT; via the exons ATGGCGGCTGATTCAGATGAGTCAAGCAGCAGCGATGAGGAGGCTCTCCGAAGATGCCAAGAGGCGGTTTGGGAGACCAAGACAGACCAACAGAAAG ATGCAGACTCAAGGGCGCAACAGTCAAAGAG AGTCGTTGTTATCGAACATGAACATGATGGAAATGAGCTTCAGGTCTCGCAGGGATTCCGAACACACGTAGCCAGAAAGTTGGAACATCTTCTCGACAG CATTATCACGGACACCAAAACTTCCAGCACAGAGTTTAAACACggtgacaatgatgatgacgacAAAG GCTTCCGCCTGTTTACGACTTCGATCCCAGGACAAACTGCTACTGAACCCAAGGCTCCTGCGAGGCGTCCGCCTGTTCCCAGCTCCAG CGACAGTGACAGCGAGATGGAGACAAGGATAAAGGAGGCGGCGGTGTCCATCGAGGACCTCCTACCCTCTACAGCAGTGCTGGCTTCATTTGAATATGGACAGATAAAGGAAAATGTtatagaaaagaagaagaagaagaaacgaCCTCCAGAATGCACTGATGATGTTAGTGGACACTCAGAAAAAGATGTGCTGGGCAAAGtcaagaggaaaaagaaaaggcgaGCAGCAAAGGAAGAAGCTACAACCTGA
- the c21h12orf43 gene encoding protein CUSTOS isoform X2, with product MPRGGLGDQDRPTERVVVIEHEHDGNELQVSQGFRTHVARKLEHLLDSIITDTKTSSTEFKHGDNDDDDKGFRLFTTSIPGQTATEPKAPARRPPVPSSSDSDSEMETRIKEAAVSIEDLLPSTAVLASFEYGQIKENVIEKKKKKKRPPECTDDVSGHSEKDVLGKVKRKKKRRAAKEEATT from the exons ATGCCAAGAGGCGGTTTGGGAGACCAAGACAGACCAACAGAAAG AGTCGTTGTTATCGAACATGAACATGATGGAAATGAGCTTCAGGTCTCGCAGGGATTCCGAACACACGTAGCCAGAAAGTTGGAACATCTTCTCGACAG CATTATCACGGACACCAAAACTTCCAGCACAGAGTTTAAACACggtgacaatgatgatgacgacAAAG GCTTCCGCCTGTTTACGACTTCGATCCCAGGACAAACTGCTACTGAACCCAAGGCTCCTGCGAGGCGTCCGCCTGTTCCCAGCTCCAG CGACAGTGACAGCGAGATGGAGACAAGGATAAAGGAGGCGGCGGTGTCCATCGAGGACCTCCTACCCTCTACAGCAGTGCTGGCTTCATTTGAATATGGACAGATAAAGGAAAATGTtatagaaaagaagaagaagaagaaacgaCCTCCAGAATGCACTGATGATGTTAGTGGACACTCAGAAAAAGATGTGCTGGGCAAAGtcaagaggaaaaagaaaaggcgaGCAGCAAAGGAAGAAGCTACAACCTGA
- the hnf1a gene encoding hepatocyte nuclear factor 1-alpha: protein MEEQTEEERAKLRPKSLTALQEQLVWALLQSGLSRDILVQAIGDLERDRANGERRERGDGESSEEGEMDFSPPIFKDVEKLPSEQASKLRAEVEQLLQEDPWHVAKMVKSYMQQHNLPQREVVEATGLNQSHLSQHLNKGTPMKNQKRAALYTWYIKKQCEISQQFTNAKHGLVSVVEHGEETRKGRRNRFKWGPASLQILFQAYERQKNPGKEEREGLVEECNRAECIQRGVSPSQLAGLGSNLVTEVRVYNWFANRRKEETFRHKLALDTPFTGQSSSANHTLPTSPEPVVKYSQQMLCDSVNLARLSGGDRTGCLVVSPVQLEPSHTLLENPKQVSGGGPLPPVSTLTSLHSLSTSPASSPSLIMASLPSVMSLGESSLLIGLTSTQPQSVPVINNMGTGFTTLQPISFQQQLHASPQQSMSQHLQGHMGSSPFMATMAPLPCHMYKSDSPQYPSSSLLSQALVIADSGGLGTLTSLTAVRQILSADQEDHTDSPVHEDSLQLQPNTPVPASSESLELYPPSQPSDSHQSHLLSPSPSDISYIPAQMASTAQ from the exons ATGGaagagcagacagaggaggagcgggCCAAGCTGAGGCCTAAAAGCCTCACcgccctgcaggagcagctggtctGGGCCCTGCTGCAGTCCGGTCTGTCCCGGGACATCCTGGTCCAGGCCATCGGGGACCTGGAGCGAGACAGGGCCAACGGCGAGAGGAGGGAGCGGGGGGATGGCGAGAGCTCCGAAGAGGGCGAGATGGACTTCTCGCCGCCGATATTCAAAGATGTGGAGAAGCTTCCATCAGAGCAGGCGTCCAAGCTGAGAGCcgaggtggagcagctgctgca GGAGGATCCCTGGCATGTTGCTAAAATGGTGAAAAGTTACATGCAGCAGCATAACCTCCCCCAGAGGGAGGTGGTAGAGGCCACCGGACTGAACCAATCCCACCTCTCCCAGCACCTCAACAAAGGGACGCCCATGAAGAACCAGAAGAGAGCAGCGCTGTACACCTGGTACATCAAGAAGCAGTGCGAGATCAGCCAGC AATTCACCAACGCCAAACACGGCTTGGTGTCTGTAGTGGAGCACGGCGAGGAGACCAGGAAGGGCCGCAGGAACCGCTTCAAATGGGGCCCGGCGTCTCTGCAGATCCTGTTCCAAGCCTACGAGCGACAGAAGAACCCCGgcaaggaggagagggagggttTAGTGGAGGAGTGTAACAG GGCGGAGTGTATCCAGAGGGGCGTGTCCCCCTCCCAGCTCGCTGGCCTTGGTTCCAACCTGGTAACGGAGGTCCGGGTGTACAACTGGTTCGCCAACCGCCGCAAAGAGGAGACATTTCGTCACAAACTGGCTCTGGACACACCTTTTACTGGTCAGTCTTCATCTGCTAACCACACTCTCCCAACGAGCCCTGAACCCG TTGTGAAGTACAGCCAACAGATGCTGTGTGACAGCGTGAACTTGGCCAGGCTGAGCGGGGGGGACAGAACTGGGTGTTTGGTGGTCAGTCCAGTCCAGCTGGAGCCCAGTCACACACTCCTTGAAAACCCCAAACAG GTGTCTGGTGGGGGTCCGCTGCCACCAGTAAGCACTCTGACATCACTGCACAGCCTGTCAACCTCACCAGCGTCCTCGCCGAGCCTCATCATGGCGTCCCTGCCCAGCGTCATGAGCCTGGGCGAGTCCTCGCTCCTCATCG GTTTGACGTCGACGCAGCCTCAGAGCGTGCCCGTCATCAACAACATGGGCACGGGATTCACCACCCTCCAGCCGATCtcatttcagcagcagctccacgccTCGCCGCAGCAGTCGATGTCACAGCACCTCCAGGGTCACATGGGTTCCAGCCCCTTCATGGCCACCATGGCACCGCTGCCCTGTCACA TGTACAAGTCGGACTCGCCTCAGTACCCTTCGTCCAGTCTGCTGTCTCAGGCCTTGGTGATCGCCGACAGCGGCGGTCTGGGGACGCTGACCAGTCTCACTGCAGTCAGACAG ATTCTCTCAGCAGATCAGGAAGACCACACGGACTCACCTGTGCATGAGGACTCGCTACAACTGCAGCCAAACACACCTGTAccag CATCTTCAGAGAGCCTGGAGCTGTACCCGCCCTCTCAGCCATCAGACAGTCACcagtctcacctcctgtctccaTCACCTTCAGACATCAGCTACATCCCTGCACAGATGGCGTCCACAGCACAGTAA